The genome window GCGAAGCTTGCCTCGATCCGGCGGGCGGCAGAGGAGTTCAGCGTCTCCAAGAACACGGCTGTGGAAGCTTACGACCGCCTCGTTTCCCTCGGGCTGATCGTCGCGCGTCCCGGCGCGGGGTTTTCGGTCGTGGCGGCGGCCCGGCCCGTACGCGGCGACGAGGCGCCGCCGCATCTTGTCGAGGCGGTGGACAGCGTGTCGCTGCTGCGCGCTCAGCTCGACCAGAACTACCAGGTGCGTGTCGGCGACGGCCGGCCGCCGGCGGCCTGGATGGAAGGCATCCTGCCCAAACGCGCGCTCGGCGCGTCGGGAGAGGCGACGGCGGACAGCTCCGGCTACGGTTCGCCGAAGGGCTATCGCGGCTTGCGCGAGCTGATCGCCGCGCGGTTTCGCGCCCGCGACATCGCGCTCGACGCCGATCGCGTGGTCACCACCTTCGGCGCCAATCATGCGCTCGATCTCATCATCCGCCGCTATCTGTCGCCGGGCGACACGGTGCTGGTCGATGATCCCGGCTACTACCCGCTCTTTGCCAAGCTGAAATTCGCCCAGGTTCGCCAGGTGGGCGTGCGGCGCGGTCCGCAGGGGCCCGACCTGGATGATTTGCGGGCCTGTGCCGAGCGCGAACGCCCGTCGTTTTTCTTCACCCAGTCGCATGCCCAGAACCCGACCGGCGGGTCGATCGACCTTGCCCATGCCCATGGCGTGCTGCAGATCGCCGAGACCCATGGCTTCCGGGTTGTCGATGACGATCCCTTCGTCGATCTTCCCGGCGCGCGCGGGGTGCCGCTTGCCGCCCTTGACCAGCTGCGCAACGTGATTTTCGTCGGCTCCTTCTCCAAGACGGTTTCAGCGAGCTTTCGCAGCGGCTATATCGCCGCCGCCGCCGACATCGTTGATGAACTGGCGGAACTGAAAATGATCACCGCCGTCAACAGCTCCCGGTTCTCGGAACTGATGATCGCCGACATGATGACCTCTCGCCGATACGACAAGCACCTGAAGCGACTGGGACAAAGGGTGGAAACGGCAAGCGCGGACCTGAGCGCGGTGTTGAAGAGGCTCGGGCTTGCCACGCTGGCGCTGCCGGGGCACGGCTACTACACCTATCTGGAACTGCCGCAGGGAACCAGTGATCTCGAGATCGCGCAGCGCGCCGCCCGCGACAGCATCTTTCTGGCGCCAGGCACCTTCTTCGCGGCCGATCCCGCCCGGCAGCGCCCGGGCTTGCGCATCAACATCACGCGCGCGGGCGATCCCCGGTTCGTGGCGTTTCTCAAACGG of Stappia sp. ES.058 contains these proteins:
- a CDS encoding PLP-dependent aminotransferase family protein, which codes for MTKTETIVAEVRRRIEKGLLPPGAKLASIRRAAEEFSVSKNTAVEAYDRLVSLGLIVARPGAGFSVVAAARPVRGDEAPPHLVEAVDSVSLLRAQLDQNYQVRVGDGRPPAAWMEGILPKRALGASGEATADSSGYGSPKGYRGLRELIAARFRARDIALDADRVVTTFGANHALDLIIRRYLSPGDTVLVDDPGYYPLFAKLKFAQVRQVGVRRGPQGPDLDDLRACAERERPSFFFTQSHAQNPTGGSIDLAHAHGVLQIAETHGFRVVDDDPFVDLPGARGVPLAALDQLRNVIFVGSFSKTVSASFRSGYIAAAADIVDELAELKMITAVNSSRFSELMIADMMTSRRYDKHLKRLGQRVETASADLSAVLKRLGLATLALPGHGYYTYLELPQGTSDLEIAQRAARDSIFLAPGTFFAADPARQRPGLRINITRAGDPRFVAFLKRLAAGM